ACACATTAGCCGGTTGGTCTGTGCAGGTAGGGACAGGACAATATTTAGACATTTTTTTTCTGTctgaggaacagtcagcatgattACAAAAAGCTTGTTCCCAACCACATCTAGGATCTTTCTCAGTCTTCCCTCGATTGCTTGTGTCCTCTCCTCGCTGGTGTTCTGAGCAGTAGGTACAGAGGACATGAGAAATGGGGGAAGGCCTGTTGAAAAGAAGCCTTGCGGTGAACTACTGTTTATTTTTCATGTTGTGTTCTCAGACATAGCAGCAGTGTCGGTGGAGCAGTGCCAGGTTCGTTATGAGTATATGAGGAAGAGGGGTCATCCTAACGAGCGTATCTTCTCTGCAGAGTTCATCACAGCCGACTGtaccaaggtacacacacaccctctctctacaCATACAACACAAAGTGGTCATTTGTTTGTCAGTAAAAACTAGAAAATCAGAATATCACAATGTTCTGTGTGCAGAAATGAATGTAACTTTCACTCATACATTATGTGTAGAGGCACCGTGTCACATTGCCCGGTGTAGAGGCACCGTGTCACATTGCCCGGTGTAGAGGCACCGTGTCACATTGCCCGGTGTAGAGGCACCGTGTCACATTGCCCGGTGTGGCACCATTCATTCACAACATTCTTCCAACCTCTCGATACCACCAACATTGCATGGTGGTATTTAATCTGTTTCCCCTCTTTCTTCAGGAGCTGCTGACAGACAAGCTGAAGGATCCTAAGATGGAGTTTGATGTGACCAGCTGTCAGTTTGTGTACCACTACTCCTTTGAGACTCAGCAGCAGGCGGACCTGATGTTGAAGAACGCCTGTGAGAGGCTGAGACCAGGGGGATACTTCATAGGCACCACACCAGATGCATATGAACTGGTGTAAGTAGATACTTCATAGGCACCACACCAGACATATTTGAAATGGCTGTgcgtgatgacatagtgcacataaaaaATTACTTTTACGTTTAATTTTAGTAccgagaagaaaaaaaaaatgttaaatgggtttccattgcattttcaaatCGAGACAACTGTTGCTTTTGTCACAAATTTGGTTTGATTATATAGCAAGTGTGCCAACGGCTGGCAGAGGTTGGGAAGGATACCTACATGATATTATGGCCATTTTTATTagtcaaacggcagtcaagcatcgctcgtcatgtcaccagaataagaccctcaatatttattggaaagaagCATCTAGCTCATCAACAGgaactttcaccaccctgtgaagttcatctcaacttatttcatctgtagccttgtaaactgcatggttttcctgacgagtcatagtgggaggactacACAACATATTCCGTGACTCCCAAGTTCGATTAAATGCTTATTATCAATGTTTGCCCGTAAAGGCAGTTCCACCACTATTTCTCGCATAATTCATTTTACGGACAAAAAGTGTATTTTGTTTggtcgacatttggaaagtttaccgacATGCTCTTTCTGAGGCCTATCGTGACATTTTATTCTTCCAACATACTTTACTCGCAAGGGTTggtggaaacctggttagtggtgtgtttttttatttttaaatgtatggGCATTTGCATCATATACATGATACCAAGTTCAGCTTCAAGATGCCGGCAATTTGAAAAAAACTAAAAGGTAGCTTGTGCTGATTTATTGGCACATTTGAACCATGTCGCACACTGTAGCTTACGAACCCGGTGGGTAGTGCTAAAACAATGGCATCTGAATTCTGACATTGTTTTGCACGTTCACCATTGAGCCATTCTGCGTAGATTATTAGATCTCTCAATGCCTTGAGTAGTGTTTAATGTCTCAGGAACCACTTTAGTGTTCCTGTTGTGATAGTAGTGATAGTGATACTCACAGCCTTTGACTGAGGTTACTGTCAGTGGCTTGATGACATGGTatcaacctgctggttactgtcagTGGCTTGATGACATGGTATCAACCTGCTGGCTACTGTCAGTGGCTTGATGACATGCTatcaacctgctggttactgtcagTGGCTTGATGACATGGTatcaacctgctggttactgtcagTGGCTTGATGACATGATatcaacctgctggttactgtcagTGGCTTGATGACATGGTatcaacctgctggttactgtcagTGGCTTGATGACATGGTatcaacctgctggttactgtcagTGGCTTGATGACATGGTatcaacctgctggttactgtcagTGGCTTGATGACATGGTatcaacctgctggttactgtcagTGGCTTGATGACATGGTatcaacctgctggttactgtcagTGGCTTGATGACATGGTAacaacctgctggttactgtcagTGGCTTGATGACATGGTATCAACCTGCTGGCTACTGTCAGTGGCTTGATGACATGCTatcaacctgctggttactgtgAGTGGCTTGATGACATGGTatcaacctgctggttactgtcagTGGCTTGATGACATGATatcaacctgctggttactgtcagTGGCTTGATGACATGGTatcaacctgctggttactgtcagTGGCTTGATGACATGGTatcaacctgctggttactgtcagTGGCTTGATGACATGGTatcaacctgctggttactgtcagTGGCTTGATGACATGGTatcaacctgctggttactgtcagTGGCTTGATGACATGGTatcaacctgctggttactgtcagTGGCTTGATGACATGGTATCAACCTGCTGGCTACTGTCAGTGGCTTGATGACATGGTatcaacctgctggttactgtcagTGGCTTGATGACATGGTatcaacctgctggttactgtcagTGGCTTGATGACATGCTatcaacctgctggttactgtcagTGGCTTGATGACATGCTatcaacctgctggttactgtcagTGGCTTGATGACATGCTatcaacctgctggttactgtcagTGGCTTGATGACATGGTatcaacctgctggttactgtcagTGGCTTGATGACATGCTatcaacctgctggttactgtcagTGGCTTGATGACATGCTatcaacctgctggttactgtcagTGGCTTGATGACATGGTatcaacctgctggttactgtcagTGGCTTGATGACATGCTatcaacctgctggttactgtcagTGGCTTGATGACATGCTatcaacctgctggttactgtcagTGGCTTGATGACATGGTatcaacctgctggttactgtcagTGGCTTGATGACATGGTatcaacctgctggttactgtcagTGGCTTGATGACATGGTAacaacctgctggttactgtcagTGGCTTGATGACATGGTatcaacctgctggttactgtcagTGGCTTGATGACATGCTatcaacctgctggttactgtcagTGGCTTGATGACATGCTatcaacctgctggttactgtcagTGGCTTGATGACATGCTatcaacctgctggttactgtcagTGGCTTGATGACATGCTatcaacctgctggttactgtcagTGGCTTGATGACATGGTatcaacctgctggttactgtcagTGGCTTGATGACATGGTatcaacctgctggttactgtcagTGGCTTGATGACATGGTatcaacctgctggttactgtcagTGGCTTGATGACATGCTatcaacctgctggttactgtcagTGGCTTGATGACATGCTatcaacctgctggttactgtcagTGGCTTGATGACATGGtatctacctgctggttactgtcagTGGCTTGATGACATGCTatcaacctgctggttactgtcagTGGCTTGATGACATGGtatctacctgctggttactgtcagTGGCTTGATGACATGGtatctacctgctggttactgtcagTGGCTTGATGACATGCTatcaacctgctggttactgtcagTGGCTTGATGACATGGtatctacctgctggttactgtcagTGGCTTGATGACATGATATCAATCTGATGGTTACTGTCAGTGGCTTGATGACATGGTatcaacctgctggttactgtcagTGGCTTGATGACATGGTatcaacctgctggttactgtcagTGGCTTGATGACATGGTatcaacctgctggttactgtcagTGGCTTGATGACATGATATCTACCTGCTGGTCTAATGGTTATTGTTAGTGGCTTGATGACATGGTatcaacctgctggttactgtcagTGGCTTGATGACATGGTATCATCCTGCTGGTTACTGTCAGTGGCTTGATGACATGGTatcaacctgctggttactgtcagTGGCTTGATGACATGGTatcaacctgctggttactgtcagTGGCTTGATGACATGCTatcaacctgctggttactgtcagTGGCTTGATGACATGGTATCAACCTGCTGGCTACTGTCAGTGGCTTGATGACATGATTTATAGACTTGATGGCTTGTGTTCTTTTCCCCTTCAGGAAGCGTGTGGAGACCTTAGACTCCAACTCCTTTGGTAATGAGGTGTTCAGTGTGACGTTTCAGAAGAAGGGAGACTACCCTCTGTTTGGTTGTCAGTATGACTTTAATCTGGAGGGGGTGGTCAATGTCCCAGAGTTCCTGGTTTACTTCCCTCTGTTTGAAGAGTAAGTGTTGTGACATTTTGGTCAAGTGAATCCACCTGCTTGTGAAAATTGAAGTAGATGTCTTTGCCAGGGGTTGGAACTGAAATTAATTTCCAATCGTTTCATTCTGAACAGAACCACCATTTGGTTTGGCCATTACACTGTTCcaaccagcaaaataaagttctggACCGGTTCGAACCCCCCAAAAAAGTACTGGTGTATATTAACctgtgaattttttttttttttacatttaccttgttaaattacttcaccaatcagtgtggATAGAGAAGGCAAGCTGAATTATTCTTtggaggaactttgaatgtccATTGAGCTAGCTATCTAACAAGCTACAGCTATCTAACAAGCTACAGCTATCTAACAAGCTACAGCTATCTAACAAGCTACAGCTATCTAACAAGCTACAGCTATCTAACAAGCTACAGCTATCTAACAAGCTACAGCTATCTAACAAGCTACAGCTATCTAACAAGCTACAGCTATCTAACAAGCTACAGCTAtctaacaagcttgtgtgtgcagagcggcaccagaattaaaaacacgtcttacctttttgtagttaataatcCAACATAAAATGTGAACTAGGCCTATAGTATCTTTAACTAACATTGAAAAAGTGAATCCATTCTACTCTAGCTAATAATCTAGCTAATAATGAAGcttgtaacgtcagtacagtagcctgggCTTCAGAGGGGGGAGAAGCTACAGTAGCCTGGGCTTCAGAGGGGGGAGGAGCTACAGTAGCCTGggcttcggggggggggggggttaggttTTAAAATATTGGTATTAAcaggttcccatgcttttaaaatcaCGATATGGATGACTTTCATTCCATGTTCTGTTTCACTTCcttaaacattttattttccggttttctgttctgttccctgaactggtaaccggttccaacccctggGCATAACATTTGTTTTTAACATTTTGTAGGAAGGCAGGGAACTGTCTTCACTTGGTATTTTAGTCATATTGTAATATTAGAAGATGGTGGACAAAGTATGACATGGAATCAGTCATGCACCTGCAAAACGTGACCTCACAAACAGAATGCTTTCATTGATAACGTCTTTGTATTCAATGGTAAATACATTTGGTGGTAGTTCTATGTTATGATCCCAAGTGTCACAATGTCTGAGGTTCTTGTAAATATACTTTGTTATATCACCAGAGAGCTAAACGAGTGTGTTATATTGACAGGATGGCCAAGAAGTACAACATGCGTCTGGTGTTTAAGAAAACGTTCTCCCAGTTCTTTGAGGAGCACATAAAGAACGACCAGCACAAGATGTTGATGCAGAGGATGCAAGCGCTGGAGGTGGGGATCAATATACAttaccagtctaaagtttggacacctagtcattcaagggtttttctttactttttctttaccattttctacattgtaaaattaatagtgaagacatcaaaactatgaaatagcactcatggaatcatgtagtaaccaaaaaactgttaaacaaatggaaatattttgagattcttcaaagtagccacttgacagctttgcacactcttggcattctctcaaccagcttcacctggaattattttctaatagtcttaaaggagttcccacatatgctgagcacttgttggctgcttttccttctctgcggtccaactcatcccaaaccatctcaattgggttgtagggtgattgtggaggccaggtcatctgatgtagcactccatcactctccttcttggtaaaatcttggtaaaatagcctggaggtgtgttggggtcattgtcctgttgaaaaacaaatgatagtccccctaatcgcaaaccagatgg
Above is a genomic segment from Oncorhynchus masou masou isolate Uvic2021 chromosome 12, UVic_Omas_1.1, whole genome shotgun sequence containing:
- the rnmt gene encoding mRNA cap guanine-N7 methyltransferase codes for the protein MAEVDQAVDLSKTETGEGGNGHLSSSADRNSGSSTGQKSTTKRKHDDEEEDDCSPTKKQHGHGEKVATHYNTLQETGLAARSQSRIFYMRNFNNWLKSVLIGEILDTVRQSRRELSVLDLGCGKGGDLLKWRKGHISRLVCADIAAVSVEQCQVRYEYMRKRGHPNERIFSAEFITADCTKELLTDKLKDPKMEFDVTSCQFVYHYSFETQQQADLMLKNACERLRPGGYFIGTTPDAYELVKRVETLDSNSFGNEVFSVTFQKKGDYPLFGCQYDFNLEGVVNVPEFLVYFPLFEEMAKKYNMRLVFKKTFSQFFEEHIKNDQHKMLMQRMQALESFPTDNKNKSSSDNLDDYDHAKEKADSPNVRLPLGTLSKSEWEATSIYLVFAFEKMS